Proteins encoded together in one Anoxybacillus flavithermus window:
- a CDS encoding helix-turn-helix domain-containing protein, whose protein sequence is MLQHIVLFCIDRFRGERSLAAIDHLLNGKKTAQTLQDSKWYDVSRLFGTVPIDRTRLFDVTRALEMDGLISQVDEHIYCTTASGKEKLRRFILPPYIDGWKYMNESSLFWKRLSLLIQTIANIIHRTSFEPVHRDEHIQSFVKRWLLQHKHIQALARLLYEEMYELLRCVEEKDANIFVWRLTSHERIGWTNEQIAYAIKEEDVAVLLSFQNVLHFMLDMTEKEKEKFPLLFSLREQKRVQLTNSAQKTWELLKEGYSLEQIVELRGLKKGTIEDHIVEIATYIPTFVTTPFLEENKRERIIQQAQKLQTKKLRAIKEVLQDVSYFEIRLALARWEGEDA, encoded by the coding sequence ATGTTACAACACATCGTTTTATTTTGTATCGACCGATTTCGGGGAGAACGGTCGCTCGCTGCGATCGATCATTTACTGAATGGCAAAAAAACAGCACAAACGTTACAAGATAGTAAATGGTATGATGTTAGTCGTCTATTTGGGACGGTACCAATTGACCGTACTCGTTTATTTGACGTCACACGAGCATTAGAGATGGATGGACTGATTTCCCAAGTGGACGAACACATATATTGCACAACCGCAAGTGGAAAAGAGAAACTTCGGCGCTTTATCCTTCCTCCTTACATTGATGGATGGAAGTATATGAATGAATCTTCTTTGTTTTGGAAAAGGTTGTCTTTACTTATTCAAACGATTGCAAATATCATTCATCGTACATCATTTGAGCCTGTACATCGCGATGAACACATTCAATCGTTTGTGAAGCGATGGTTGTTGCAACACAAACATATACAAGCGCTCGCTCGTTTATTATATGAAGAAATGTACGAGCTACTTCGTTGTGTAGAGGAAAAAGATGCTAATATTTTCGTTTGGCGGTTGACAAGTCATGAGCGTATCGGATGGACGAACGAACAAATTGCCTATGCCATAAAGGAAGAAGATGTGGCGGTTTTGTTATCGTTTCAAAATGTTCTTCATTTTATGCTTGACATGACGGAAAAAGAAAAGGAAAAATTTCCGCTTCTTTTTTCACTGCGGGAACAGAAACGTGTCCAATTAACGAATTCCGCTCAAAAAACATGGGAATTGCTAAAGGAAGGATATTCACTTGAACAAATTGTCGAGTTGCGTGGATTGAAAAAAGGAACGATTGAAGATCATATTGTCGAAATCGCTACATATATTCCAACGTTTGTGACGACGCCGTTTTTAGAGGAGAATAAACGCGAGCGCATTATTCAACAAGCACAAAAATTACAAACGAAAAAATTACGGGCGATAAAAGAAGTGTTACAAGACGTTTCTTATTTTGAAATTCGGCTTGCGTTGGCAAGGTGGGAGGGGGAAGATGCTTAA
- a CDS encoding RecQ family ATP-dependent DNA helicase encodes MLNILKERFGYDSFRMGQREIIEDVLNGRNCVAMLPTGGGKSLCYQLPGYILNGSVLITSPLISLMEDQVQQLRNRGEKRVVALNRFLSYREKRDVLRELASYRFIYASPEILQSPLLIEALTRINISLFVVDEAHCISQWGHDFRPDFLKLGLLRQTLGNPPCLALTATATRQVIADIVTTLKLDDVKQHIYPLDRPNICLYVQYVQTVEEKIKALKQLVATLPKPGIVYVASRQWAETLAEVLREDHRVSYYHGGMDGEQRLLIQQQFVYDQLDVICCTNAFGMGVDKPNVRFVIHFHLPTQPEAYWQEVGRAGRDGNESIAILLYASGDEQMGQLMIDMEFPTKEQIVYALDALRHGRKEMGLTDVQQRLLLYWLEQMNMQEDIHTLANQLYAHIEQRKQEKIKKWVFMQRWINEQTCRRRTMLSYFEQQPLLNERCCDRCGADIYVNAPVKHIQQIHLRPWQEELCSMFAIKVRTND; translated from the coding sequence ATGCTTAACATATTAAAGGAACGATTTGGTTACGATTCGTTTCGCATGGGGCAAAGAGAAATTATTGAAGATGTGCTGAATGGACGAAATTGTGTTGCTATGCTTCCGACCGGTGGTGGAAAGTCGCTTTGTTATCAGCTCCCGGGTTATATATTAAACGGCAGTGTGTTAATTACTTCCCCACTCATTTCGCTTATGGAAGATCAAGTACAGCAGCTTAGAAATCGTGGTGAAAAACGTGTTGTAGCGCTCAATCGTTTTCTGTCTTATCGCGAAAAACGAGATGTGTTGCGTGAGTTAGCATCGTATCGTTTTATTTATGCTTCGCCTGAAATTTTACAATCCCCTTTACTTATCGAAGCGTTAACACGCATAAACATTTCGTTGTTTGTCGTAGATGAAGCACATTGTATTTCACAATGGGGACATGATTTTCGCCCTGACTTTTTAAAGCTCGGTCTTCTTCGCCAAACGCTCGGCAATCCGCCATGTTTAGCGTTAACGGCTACAGCTACACGTCAAGTTATCGCTGATATTGTAACGACGCTTAAACTCGACGACGTGAAGCAACATATATACCCGCTCGATCGCCCAAATATTTGTTTATACGTGCAATATGTTCAAACGGTAGAAGAAAAAATCAAGGCGTTAAAACAGCTTGTCGCCACGTTACCTAAACCGGGAATTGTGTATGTAGCTAGTCGACAATGGGCAGAAACATTAGCAGAAGTGCTTCGTGAGGATCATCGCGTAAGCTATTATCATGGAGGGATGGATGGTGAACAGCGACTTCTTATTCAACAACAGTTCGTTTATGATCAGTTAGACGTCATTTGTTGTACAAATGCGTTTGGAATGGGTGTTGATAAACCGAACGTTCGCTTTGTTATCCATTTTCACTTGCCGACACAACCAGAAGCATATTGGCAAGAAGTTGGGCGCGCTGGGCGCGATGGAAACGAAAGTATTGCCATATTATTGTATGCCTCAGGCGATGAACAAATGGGACAATTGATGATCGATATGGAATTTCCAACAAAAGAACAAATTGTCTATGCATTGGACGCTCTACGCCATGGGCGGAAGGAAATGGGGTTAACAGACGTGCAACAACGTCTTTTATTGTATTGGCTAGAACAAATGAATATGCAAGAAGATATACACACTTTAGCTAATCAACTATACGCCCATATAGAACAAAGAAAACAAGAAAAAATAAAAAAATGGGTATTTATGCAACGATGGATAAACGAACAAACTTGTCGTCGGCGTACGATGCTTTCATATTTTGAGCAACAACCACTTCTGAATGAGCGTTGTTGTGACCGGTGTGGCGCTGATATATACGTAAACGCTCCTGTAAAACATATTCAACAAATACATTTGCGCCCGTGGCAGGAAGAGCTCTGTTCCATGTTTGCAATAAAGGTGAGGACAAATGATTAA
- a CDS encoding histidinol-phosphatase: protein MLTDYHNHLERGTLTLDYLKQFTDEAARKGIEHFGISEHAYHFYQTKNILSNPWIEERRYYDMADYVRLFHEAWDAGIDVKMSIEMDYTPGKHEEMAQFIRAYDFDYVIGSIHWVDDFGIDLAEFRKEWDRRDIYDTYRKYFDQVVTLAESNLFDIIGHLDLVKIFKYVPEDEEFLLEQYDRATTALANSKTCVEISTAGLRKPVGELYPDPRLLQMCYDKGVPIVLSSDAHVPQDVGADYDKAIALAKTVGYTEIMTFSKGERQAVPLG, encoded by the coding sequence ATGTTAACAGATTACCATAATCATTTAGAGCGCGGCACGTTAACGCTCGATTATTTAAAGCAATTTACGGATGAAGCTGCACGGAAAGGCATTGAACATTTCGGTATTTCCGAACATGCGTATCATTTTTATCAGACGAAAAACATTTTGTCGAATCCGTGGATTGAAGAGCGTCGCTATTATGACATGGCTGACTATGTTCGGCTATTTCATGAAGCGTGGGATGCTGGAATTGATGTGAAAATGTCGATTGAAATGGACTACACGCCAGGCAAACATGAAGAAATGGCACAATTCATTCGCGCTTACGATTTCGATTATGTCATCGGCTCGATTCATTGGGTTGATGATTTTGGCATTGATTTAGCTGAGTTTCGGAAAGAGTGGGATCGTCGTGATATATACGATACATATCGAAAATATTTCGATCAAGTTGTCACGTTAGCTGAGTCGAACTTATTTGACATTATCGGTCATTTAGATTTAGTGAAAATTTTTAAATACGTGCCAGAGGACGAAGAGTTTTTGCTTGAACAGTACGATCGTGCCACGACGGCACTAGCCAACTCGAAAACATGCGTAGAAATTAGTACAGCAGGATTGCGTAAACCTGTCGGGGAACTATATCCTGATCCTCGCTTATTACAAATGTGCTACGACAAGGGAGTTCCGATCGTGTTGTCGTCCGATGCGCATGTGCCACAAGATGTCGGTGCCGATTATGACAAAGCGATTGCTTTGGCCAAAACAGTCGGTTACACCGAAATTATGACATTTTCGAAAGGGGAACGACAAGCCGTTCCACTTGGATAA
- a CDS encoding ECF transporter S component: MRRFTLLVMFISLSVIGSLIKIPFTIGSIALDSAPAVVAAVFLGPTAAAVVASVGHVVSALFGGFPLGPFHILVAIEMAALLYIVGLLIRRGWFIFSYVCFFIGNALLAPLPFAWIMSPAFVLSIIPSLALATGVNLAIAVVVSKALQRAWGKQHA, translated from the coding sequence ATGAGGCGTTTCACGTTGCTTGTTATGTTTATTAGTCTATCCGTCATTGGTTCGCTTATCAAAATCCCATTTACAATCGGAAGTATTGCGCTCGATAGCGCACCTGCGGTTGTAGCAGCTGTTTTTCTCGGGCCAACAGCTGCTGCGGTTGTGGCAAGTGTTGGACATGTTGTATCTGCTTTATTTGGCGGATTTCCGCTTGGTCCATTTCATATACTTGTGGCTATTGAAATGGCCGCTCTTTTATACATTGTCGGTTTGTTGATAAGACGAGGATGGTTCATTTTTAGTTATGTATGTTTTTTTATCGGTAATGCACTACTTGCACCGTTACCTTTTGCATGGATCATGAGCCCGGCGTTTGTACTTTCTATCATTCCGTCTCTTGCATTAGCTACGGGCGTCAATTTAGCAATTGCTGTTGTCGTGTCGAAAGCGTTGCAACGCGCGTGGGGGAAGCAGCATGCGTGA
- a CDS encoding ferredoxin has product MPKYTIVDKETCIACGACGAAAPDIYDYDDEGIAYVTLDDNQGIVEVPDVLIDDMMDAFEGCPTDSIKVADEPFDGDPNKFE; this is encoded by the coding sequence ATGCCGAAGTACACGATTGTTGACAAAGAAACATGTATTGCCTGTGGTGCATGTGGAGCAGCTGCACCTGATATTTACGATTACGATGATGAAGGTATCGCTTACGTGACATTAGACGACAACCAAGGCATTGTCGAAGTACCAGACGTATTAATTGACGATATGATGGATGCGTTTGAAGGCTGTCCAACAGACTCGATCAAAGTCGCGGACGAGCCATTTGATGGCGATCCAAACAAATTTGAATAA
- a CDS encoding CPBP family intramembrane glutamic endopeptidase — MIKKQMEIASQMNDEEIVYHLYVTQALIFLIALILSVFLFTPATFFSMWQWDIREILLYGSGCAALVLFVDFLLIQYAPEQWYDDGGINEKLFRSRSVPHIFIMTMVIAFCEELLFRGVIQTHVGLFFASIIFSLLHIRYWRKWLLLLAVVSLSFWIGLIYEWTSNLWVTIFAHFLIDFILALHIRYRTKEVTNDA; from the coding sequence ATGATTAAAAAACAAATGGAGATAGCTAGTCAAATGAACGATGAAGAAATCGTTTATCATCTATATGTAACACAAGCGCTTATTTTTCTTATTGCGCTCATTTTAAGTGTATTTTTATTTACGCCTGCGACCTTCTTTTCGATGTGGCAGTGGGATATACGGGAAATACTATTGTACGGTAGCGGTTGTGCGGCGCTCGTTCTTTTTGTAGATTTTTTACTTATTCAGTATGCACCTGAACAATGGTATGATGATGGTGGAATCAATGAAAAATTATTTCGTTCACGTTCGGTACCGCACATTTTTATCATGACTATGGTCATTGCATTTTGTGAAGAGCTATTGTTTCGTGGTGTCATTCAGACGCATGTCGGCCTATTTTTCGCAAGCATCATTTTCTCTCTATTGCATATTCGTTATTGGCGAAAATGGCTCCTTCTTCTGGCTGTCGTTAGTTTAAGCTTTTGGATTGGACTTATCTATGAATGGACAAGCAATTTATGGGTCACGATTTTTGCCCACTTTCTCATTGATTTTATTTTAGCGTTACACATCCGGTATCGTACAAAGGAGGTGACAAACGATGCGTGA
- a CDS encoding inorganic diphosphatase, protein MAFENKIVEAFIEIPTGSQNKYEYDKERGIFKLDRVLYSPMFYPAEYGYLENTLALDGDPLDILVIVTNPTFPGCVIETRVLGYLNMVDGGEEDAKLIGVPVDDPRFADVRSLEDLPQHKLKEIAHFFERYKDLEGKKTEIGTWEGPEAAAKLIDECIARYNEQK, encoded by the coding sequence ATGGCGTTTGAAAACAAAATTGTTGAAGCATTTATTGAAATTCCAACAGGTAGCCAAAACAAATATGAATATGACAAAGAGCGCGGCATATTTAAACTTGATCGCGTCTTATATTCGCCAATGTTTTATCCTGCAGAATATGGCTATTTAGAAAATACACTTGCATTAGATGGCGACCCGCTCGATATTTTAGTTATCGTGACAAATCCGACATTCCCTGGCTGCGTTATTGAAACGCGTGTCCTTGGCTACTTAAACATGGTAGACGGTGGCGAAGAAGATGCAAAATTAATCGGTGTACCTGTTGACGATCCTCGCTTTGCTGATGTGCGTAGCCTTGAAGATCTTCCACAACATAAATTAAAAGAAATCGCTCATTTCTTTGAACGTTATAAAGACTTAGAAGGAAAGAAAACAGAAATCGGTACGTGGGAAGGCCCAGAAGCGGCTGCAAAACTCATTGACGAATGCATCGCTCGTTACAATGAACAAAAATAA
- the serA gene encoding phosphoglycerate dehydrogenase has protein sequence MIRILVADAMSEEGLAPLLADPTIEVVQKKVSEVEGELDQFDALLVRSATKVTEQLLQKMTNLKIVGRAGVGVDNIDVDAATRYGVVVINAPNGNTISTAEHTFAMIASLVRRIPQAHISVKSREWNRSAFVGVELFGKHLGIIGFGRIGSEVAKRARAFGMHVHVYDPFLTKARAEKIGVDVCTLDELLAQADIITVHTPLTKETKGLLGPKNLAKTKKGVYLINCARGGIIDEQALIPFLENGHVAGVALDVFEQEPPGDHPLLSFDNVVVTPHLGASTVEAQVNVATQVAEEVLKFLQGKPVTSSINLPTLSKDVYEKIQAFYTLARKMGILASQYMSEPVQEIAITYSGSVADLETTFITRSLLAGFLKPRVASTVNEVNAAMIAKERGIAFSEKFSANGNDYNNTITLTVYGENKTFTMKGTHIAHYGDRIVHFNGFAIDFAPEGHLLYIQHHDKPGMIGKVGNILGAHQVNIATMQVGRQEVGGKAIMMLSLDKPLDDALVETLEQISDIDAVKKLEV, from the coding sequence GTGATTCGCATTTTAGTAGCTGATGCAATGAGCGAAGAAGGACTTGCCCCACTTCTTGCTGATCCAACGATCGAAGTCGTGCAAAAAAAGGTAAGCGAGGTGGAGGGCGAACTTGATCAGTTCGATGCGCTGCTCGTCCGTAGCGCGACAAAAGTGACTGAACAATTACTGCAAAAAATGACGAATTTAAAAATTGTAGGACGCGCTGGCGTCGGGGTGGACAATATTGATGTCGATGCAGCTACACGATACGGTGTCGTCGTCATTAACGCTCCAAACGGCAATACAATTTCGACAGCGGAACATACATTTGCGATGATAGCTTCATTAGTGCGCCGTATTCCACAAGCGCACATTTCAGTCAAATCACGTGAATGGAATCGTTCCGCTTTCGTCGGTGTCGAGTTATTCGGAAAACATTTAGGTATTATTGGATTTGGTCGCATCGGTTCTGAAGTAGCAAAGCGTGCGCGCGCATTCGGTATGCACGTTCACGTATACGATCCATTTTTAACGAAAGCGCGAGCAGAAAAAATCGGTGTCGATGTTTGTACACTTGATGAGTTGCTTGCACAAGCGGATATCATTACTGTACATACGCCGCTAACAAAAGAAACGAAAGGGCTTCTCGGTCCAAAAAACTTGGCAAAAACGAAAAAAGGGGTATATTTAATTAACTGCGCCCGCGGTGGCATCATCGACGAACAAGCACTTATTCCGTTTTTAGAAAACGGACATGTGGCAGGCGTTGCGCTCGATGTATTTGAACAAGAGCCACCGGGAGACCATCCGCTTCTCTCTTTTGATAACGTCGTTGTCACTCCACATCTTGGGGCATCGACAGTCGAAGCACAAGTGAACGTAGCGACACAAGTCGCTGAGGAAGTATTAAAGTTTTTACAAGGAAAACCGGTCACATCGTCGATTAACTTGCCGACACTTTCAAAAGATGTATATGAAAAAATTCAAGCATTTTATACATTAGCTCGAAAAATGGGAATCCTCGCCTCCCAATATATGAGCGAACCCGTCCAAGAAATTGCGATTACGTATTCAGGCTCTGTTGCCGACTTAGAAACGACATTTATTACACGTAGCTTGCTTGCTGGATTTTTAAAGCCTCGCGTCGCTTCAACGGTCAATGAAGTAAATGCAGCAATGATCGCAAAAGAGCGCGGCATCGCCTTTAGTGAAAAATTTTCAGCAAATGGAAACGACTACAACAACACCATTACATTAACGGTATATGGTGAAAATAAAACGTTTACGATGAAAGGCACGCATATCGCTCACTATGGTGATCGGATCGTTCATTTCAACGGTTTTGCAATCGATTTTGCTCCAGAAGGACATTTGTTGTATATTCAACATCATGATAAACCGGGAATGATCGGAAAAGTCGGAAACATTTTAGGTGCCCATCAAGTAAACATCGCAACGATGCAAGTTGGCCGTCAAGAAGTAGGCGGAAAGGCGATTATGATGCTTTCGCTCGATAAACCGCTTGATGATGCGCTTGTTGAAACGCTTGAGCAAATTAGCGATATTGATGCTGTGAAAAAGTTGGAAGTATAA